A DNA window from Altererythrobacter sp. B11 contains the following coding sequences:
- a CDS encoding lysophospholipid acyltransferase family protein, with translation MAALRSLAFYVAFYGGTVPFLVAALFTILFAPAGIRQVAAGWSRHHRRCLRLCLNIQVRETGQRATGPAIYAFKHESFFEAIDLPISLDNPVVFAKEELFSIPGWGRAARAYGVIPLSRKDGAKALRRMLSDARRYTATGRPLVIFPEGTRVPHGTVAPLKSGFAGLYKLLGVPVVPVAVDSGPLYHRRWKRPGVITIHFGEPIPPGLPRDEIEQRVREGINALNGTGEPA, from the coding sequence ATGGCCGCGCTGCGCAGCCTCGCCTTCTACGTCGCCTTTTATGGTGGGACCGTGCCCTTCCTCGTCGCGGCGCTGTTTACGATTCTCTTCGCTCCGGCGGGGATCAGGCAGGTCGCGGCGGGCTGGTCCCGCCACCACCGCCGGTGCCTGCGGCTGTGCCTGAACATCCAGGTGCGCGAGACAGGACAGCGCGCGACCGGCCCGGCGATCTATGCCTTCAAGCACGAGAGCTTCTTCGAAGCGATCGACCTGCCGATCTCGCTCGACAACCCGGTCGTGTTTGCGAAGGAGGAACTGTTTTCGATCCCTGGATGGGGCCGGGCGGCGCGGGCCTATGGCGTGATCCCGCTGTCCCGAAAGGATGGCGCCAAGGCGCTGCGCCGCATGCTGTCCGATGCGCGGCGCTACACCGCCACCGGGCGCCCGCTGGTGATCTTCCCCGAAGGCACGCGGGTGCCGCATGGCACAGTCGCTCCGCTCAAGTCCGGCTTTGCCGGGCTCTACAAGCTGCTGGGCGTGCCGGTGGTGCCGGTGGCGGTGGACAGCGGGCCGCTCTATCACCGCCGGTGGAAGCGGCCGGGCGTCATCACGATCCATTTCGGCGAACCGATCCCGCCCGGCCTCCCGCGGGATGAGATCGAGCAGCGCGTGCGTGAGGGAATAAACGCGCTGAATGGCACGGGCGAGCCGGCCTAG
- a CDS encoding prephenate/arogenate dehydrogenase family protein yields the protein MVSFRKVAIIGLGLLGGSIGLAIRAHLPGITSTGYDIDPAVRQRATERELADRICETAEEAVTGADLVILCVPVGAMGSVASLIAPVLSPDALVSDVGSSKRTISRALAEALPGHDVIPAHPVAGTEDSGPDAGFATLFHQRWCIVTPPEGADAGKLAALVAFWQALGATVDTMDPEHHDRVLAVTSHIPHLIAYTIVGTASDLEEVTRSEVIKYSAGGFRDFTRIAASDPTMWRDVFLHNRDAVLEMLDRFLTDLALMREAIRASDGETMFDWFTRTREIRRSIVAIGQDDSRPDFGRKDHR from the coding sequence ATGGTCAGCTTTCGCAAGGTCGCGATCATCGGACTGGGCCTGCTGGGCGGCTCGATCGGCCTCGCCATACGCGCGCATCTGCCCGGCATCACCAGCACCGGCTACGACATCGATCCCGCCGTGCGGCAACGGGCCACGGAGCGCGAGTTGGCGGACCGCATCTGCGAGACCGCGGAAGAGGCGGTGACGGGGGCAGACCTCGTCATCCTGTGCGTGCCGGTGGGCGCCATGGGCTCGGTCGCCAGCCTCATCGCCCCGGTGCTGTCGCCCGACGCATTGGTGAGCGACGTCGGCTCATCCAAGCGCACGATCTCGCGCGCGCTGGCCGAAGCCCTGCCCGGTCATGACGTGATCCCAGCGCATCCCGTCGCCGGCACGGAGGACAGCGGGCCGGACGCGGGCTTCGCCACGCTGTTCCACCAGCGTTGGTGCATCGTCACCCCGCCGGAAGGCGCGGATGCGGGCAAACTCGCCGCACTGGTCGCCTTCTGGCAGGCGCTGGGGGCCACGGTGGATACGATGGACCCGGAACATCACGACCGGGTGCTGGCCGTCACCAGCCACATCCCGCATCTTATTGCCTACACCATCGTGGGCACGGCATCGGATCTGGAAGAGGTCACCCGCAGCGAGGTGATCAAATATTCCGCCGGCGGCTTCCGCGACTTCACCCGCATCGCCGCTTCTGATCCGACCATGTGGCGCGACGTGTTCCTGCATAATCGCGACGCGGTGCTGGAGATGCTCGATCGCTTCCTCACCGATCTTGCCCTCATGCGGGAGGCGATCCGCGCCAGCGACGGGGAAACGATGTTCGACTGGTTCACCCGCACGCGCGAGATCCGCCGGTCGATCGTCGCCATCGGGCAGGACGATTCGCGGCCCGACTTCGGCCGCAAGGATCACCGCTAG
- the hisC gene encoding histidinol-phosphate transaminase: MRPPVTDIAAPAAPQMKPWIEAIHAYVPGKSKAADGRRLVKLSANENPLGTSPLALAARAEAVPPALYPDPDSTALREALGALHGIDPARIICGTGSGELLTIAASAFAGPGDDVLYVRYGFSLYEIAARRCGAQPVEAPDRDYGTDVDALLAAVTERTRVVFIANPNNPTGTFLTRAELARLHAGLPSQVLLVIDQAYAEYVPPEADDGGIALAQAHANVLATRTFSKAYGLAGERVGWGTGAPAIIAALNRIRGPFNIGNGAQAVALAAVADQDFVERTRAHNNAERARFAARIEALGNHGLRAVPSEANFVLVLFEGALSASTALDGLAQRGYAVRHLPGQGLPQALRITIGTAEQMAEIAAALGEMAEAAR; the protein is encoded by the coding sequence ATGCGCCCGCCCGTGACCGACATCGCCGCCCCCGCAGCCCCGCAGATGAAGCCCTGGATCGAAGCGATCCATGCCTATGTTCCGGGCAAGAGCAAGGCAGCGGACGGGCGCCGGCTGGTAAAGCTCTCCGCCAACGAAAATCCGCTCGGCACCAGCCCCCTCGCCCTTGCCGCACGCGCGGAAGCCGTACCGCCGGCGCTCTATCCGGATCCGGACAGCACCGCCCTGCGCGAAGCACTCGGTGCGCTGCACGGGATCGACCCGGCCCGCATCATCTGCGGCACCGGTTCGGGCGAGTTGCTGACCATCGCCGCCAGCGCCTTCGCCGGGCCGGGGGACGACGTGCTCTATGTCCGCTACGGCTTCTCGCTCTATGAGATCGCGGCGCGGCGCTGCGGGGCGCAGCCGGTGGAAGCGCCCGACCGGGATTACGGCACCGATGTCGACGCGCTGCTCGCCGCAGTGACGGAGCGGACGCGGGTGGTGTTCATCGCCAATCCGAACAACCCCACCGGCACCTTCCTCACCCGCGCCGAACTCGCCCGCCTGCATGCCGGCCTGCCCTCGCAGGTGCTGCTGGTGATCGATCAGGCCTATGCCGAATACGTCCCGCCGGAAGCGGATGACGGCGGCATCGCCCTGGCCCAGGCCCATGCCAATGTGCTCGCCACCCGCACCTTCTCCAAGGCCTATGGCCTCGCCGGGGAACGGGTGGGCTGGGGCACCGGTGCGCCGGCGATCATCGCCGCGCTCAACCGCATCCGCGGGCCCTTCAACATCGGCAATGGCGCGCAGGCCGTCGCCCTCGCCGCCGTGGCGGATCAGGACTTCGTCGAGCGGACCCGCGCCCACAACAACGCCGAGCGCGCCCGCTTCGCCGCCCGGATAGAGGCGCTGGGCAATCACGGCCTGCGCGCCGTGCCGAGCGAGGCGAACTTCGTGCTGGTGCTGTTCGAAGGCGCGCTGAGCGCCTCCACCGCGCTCGATGGCCTGGCGCAGCGCGGCTATGCGGTGCGGCACCTGCCCGGGCAGGGCCTGCCGCAGGCGCTGCGCATCACCATCGGCACCGCCGAGCAGATGGCCGAGATCGCCGCGGCGCTTGGCGAAATGGCGGAGGCGGCCCGGTGA
- the metX gene encoding homoserine O-acetyltransferase MetX, whose translation MAAASALTSSSIELAAPLKLDSGQQLENVRVAYQTYGELDADAGNAILVCHALTGDQHLANPHPITGKPGWWERIVGPGRPLDTDRFHIICSNVIGGCMGSTGPASDAPDGQPWGMRFPVITIRDMVRAQMAMLDAMGIDRLHAVVGGSMGGMQALSLAANFPDRAARVLAIATTARHSAQNIAYHEVGRQAIMADPDWQGGAYPGSGRAPDKGLAVARMAAHITYLSEAGLTEKFGRRLQDREAKSFGFDADFQVESYLRYQGLSFTDRFDANSYLYITRATDYFDLAEEHGGRLADAFAGTKARFCVVSFDTDWLYPTAESRAIVHALNAAAAPVSFVELSAPYGHDSFLLDVPALDRVIKGFLA comes from the coding sequence ATGGCCGCCGCATCCGCCCTCACCAGCAGCAGCATCGAACTTGCCGCCCCGCTGAAGCTCGACAGCGGGCAGCAGCTGGAGAATGTGCGGGTCGCTTACCAGACCTATGGCGAGCTCGATGCGGATGCCGGCAACGCCATCCTCGTCTGCCACGCGCTGACCGGGGACCAGCATCTGGCCAATCCGCACCCGATCACCGGCAAGCCCGGCTGGTGGGAACGGATCGTAGGCCCCGGCCGCCCCCTCGATACCGATCGCTTCCATATCATCTGCTCCAATGTGATCGGCGGCTGCATGGGATCGACCGGCCCCGCCAGCGATGCGCCCGACGGGCAGCCCTGGGGGATGCGTTTCCCGGTCATCACCATTCGCGACATGGTGCGCGCGCAGATGGCCATGCTGGATGCCATGGGGATCGACCGGCTGCATGCGGTGGTGGGCGGATCCATGGGCGGGATGCAGGCGCTGAGCCTGGCCGCCAATTTCCCCGACCGTGCGGCGCGGGTGCTGGCAATCGCCACCACGGCCCGCCATTCGGCGCAGAACATCGCCTATCACGAGGTGGGGCGGCAGGCGATCATGGCCGACCCGGACTGGCAGGGCGGCGCCTATCCCGGCAGCGGCCGCGCGCCGGACAAGGGCCTGGCCGTGGCCCGCATGGCCGCGCATATCACCTATCTTTCCGAAGCCGGGCTGACGGAAAAGTTCGGCCGCCGGCTGCAGGATCGGGAGGCGAAGAGCTTCGGCTTCGATGCCGATTTCCAGGTGGAAAGCTATCTGCGCTACCAGGGGCTGAGCTTCACCGACCGGTTCGACGCCAATTCCTATCTCTACATCACCCGGGCGACCGATTATTTCGACCTGGCGGAAGAGCATGGCGGGCGGCTGGCGGATGCCTTCGCCGGAACGAAGGCTCGCTTCTGCGTGGTCAGCTTCGATACGGACTGGCTGTACCCCACCGCCGAATCGCGCGCCATCGTGCATGCGCTGAACGCCGCGGCGGCACCGGTCAGCTTCGTGGAGCTGTCCGCCCCCTATGGGCATGACAGCTTCCTGCTGGACGTTCCGGCGCTGGACCGCGTGATCAAGGGCTTCCTGGCATGA
- the metW gene encoding methionine biosynthesis protein MetW, whose protein sequence is MSGTLRPDLAVIARHIPAGARMLDVGCGNGELMAELAHGKGVDARGIEIDPEEVERAVARGLSVMQGDANRELGAYPDDAFDYTVLSQTLQTAERPDLMLDELLRIGRKAFVSFPNFAHWRMRWALLWNGRMPVTRHLPVTWYETQNIHHVTVTDFRELLREKGVAIERSWFFSSEREINPLGANWRAEYAVYLLSR, encoded by the coding sequence ATGAGCGGCACGCTGCGCCCCGATCTTGCGGTGATCGCCCGCCACATTCCTGCCGGGGCGCGCATGCTGGATGTCGGCTGCGGCAATGGCGAACTGATGGCCGAGCTGGCGCATGGCAAGGGCGTGGATGCGCGCGGGATCGAGATCGACCCGGAAGAGGTGGAGCGGGCGGTCGCCCGCGGCCTTTCGGTGATGCAGGGCGATGCCAATCGCGAACTGGGCGCCTATCCCGATGACGCCTTCGATTACACCGTGCTGAGCCAGACGCTGCAGACCGCCGAACGGCCCGATTTGATGCTGGACGAATTGCTGCGCATCGGCCGCAAGGCCTTCGTCAGCTTTCCCAATTTCGCCCATTGGCGGATGCGCTGGGCCTTGCTGTGGAACGGGCGGATGCCGGTGACGCGGCACCTGCCGGTGACCTGGTACGAAACGCAGAACATCCACCATGTGACGGTGACGGATTTCCGCGAATTGCTGCGCGAGAAGGGCGTGGCCATAGAGCGCAGCTGGTTCTTCAGCAGCGAGCGCGAGATCAACCCGCTGGGCGCCAATTGGCGGGCCGAATATGCGGTATATCTGCTGAGCCGCTGA
- a CDS encoding EAL domain-containing protein, with the protein MRKICTGCRDGAEFETPFAMAFQPIVDTDRGQPFAYEALIRGMDGAGAASILSRVTDTNRYAFDQACRVKAIETAMAAGIMGSDARLSINFLPNAVYSPMACIQLTLRTAQATGMPLDRLIFEFTENEEMGSPDHVASIVETYKQIGFATAIDDFGAGHSGLGMFAHFVPDEIKLDMQLVRGIDGDRRRQAIVTAMVGMCRELDTLLIAEGIETAAEAATLRRLGVRYHQGYWYARPALGMLPELNTDAI; encoded by the coding sequence ATGCGCAAAATCTGCACCGGCTGCCGCGATGGGGCGGAATTCGAAACCCCCTTCGCCATGGCGTTCCAGCCAATCGTGGACACGGATCGGGGCCAGCCCTTCGCCTATGAGGCGCTGATTCGCGGCATGGATGGTGCGGGCGCGGCCAGCATCCTCTCGCGCGTCACCGATACCAATCGCTATGCCTTCGATCAGGCCTGCCGCGTGAAGGCGATCGAAACCGCCATGGCCGCCGGGATCATGGGCAGCGACGCGCGCCTGTCGATCAATTTCCTGCCCAATGCCGTCTATTCCCCGATGGCCTGCATCCAGCTGACCCTGCGCACCGCGCAGGCCACCGGCATGCCGCTGGACCGGCTGATCTTCGAATTCACCGAGAACGAGGAGATGGGCTCGCCCGACCACGTCGCCTCCATCGTCGAAACCTACAAGCAGATCGGTTTCGCCACGGCGATCGACGATTTCGGCGCGGGCCATTCGGGCCTTGGCATGTTCGCCCATTTCGTGCCTGACGAGATCAAGCTGGACATGCAGCTGGTGCGCGGCATCGATGGCGACCGCCGGCGGCAGGCGATCGTCACTGCCATGGTCGGCATGTGCCGCGAACTCGATACGCTGCTGATTGCCGAAGGCATCGAAACCGCCGCAGAGGCCGCCACGCTGCGCCGCCTGGGCGTGCGCTACCACCAGGGCTATTGGTACGCCCGCCCCGCGCTGGGCATGCTGCCGGAGCTGAACACCGACGCGATCTGA
- a CDS encoding YdeI/OmpD-associated family protein: MSSTFAQGTVHEAAGDLQSAVEADPEVLALWQALTPLGRNEFICWVEDAKKAATRERRIRRTCEELLEGKKRPCCWPGCIHRTDKEPGRWQQAVLIEKMGKRR, translated from the coding sequence GTGAGCAGCACATTTGCCCAAGGCACCGTCCATGAGGCCGCCGGCGATCTGCAGTCTGCCGTCGAGGCGGATCCGGAGGTGCTGGCGCTGTGGCAGGCGCTTACGCCGCTGGGGCGCAATGAATTCATCTGCTGGGTGGAGGATGCGAAGAAGGCGGCCACGCGCGAGCGACGCATCCGGCGCACCTGCGAGGAGTTGTTGGAAGGCAAGAAGCGGCCGTGCTGCTGGCCGGGCTGTATCCATCGCACGGACAAGGAACCCGGCCGTTGGCAGCAGGCTGTGCTGATCGAGAAGATGGGCAAGCGTCGGTGA
- the fdhD gene encoding formate dehydrogenase accessory sulfurtransferase FdhD, with product MAQPARPDAAAASATADESGDAGAGGARGSTGSPRAGVGSPEVGGGSLDAESRPYPVEIRKDGERRPISRQWVPEAPVALEFNGLSYAVMMASPRDLEDFALGFALTEGLAKSPADLADIGVAEVENGWIVRAMLSGLGVEQLTDRVRARVAESSCGLCGIENLEAVARPLPPVPPHAPLQPQAIFTALSALRDHQPLGRATGAAHAAAFCTMDGAILHAREDVGRHNALDKLVGALAGARQGAAQGFILSTARCSYEIVEKAVRAGATALVTISLPTSLAVSRAAAAGLTLWSLARDDSVLCVNEGTLAA from the coding sequence ATGGCTCAACCCGCGCGCCCGGATGCTGCCGCGGCTTCGGCCACGGCGGATGAGTCGGGCGATGCGGGTGCCGGTGGTGCGCGTGGTTCGACAGGCTCACCACGAGCGGGGGTTGGCTCGCCAGAAGTTGGGGGCGGCTCGCTCGACGCGGAAAGCCGCCCTTACCCCGTGGAAATCCGCAAGGATGGCGAACGCCGGCCGATCAGCCGCCAATGGGTGCCCGAAGCGCCCGTGGCGTTGGAGTTCAACGGCCTCTCCTATGCCGTGATGATGGCGAGCCCGCGCGATCTGGAAGATTTCGCGCTCGGCTTCGCGCTCACCGAAGGCCTGGCGAAGAGCCCCGCCGATCTGGCCGACATCGGCGTGGCCGAGGTGGAGAATGGCTGGATCGTGCGCGCCATGCTGAGCGGCCTCGGCGTGGAGCAGCTGACCGATCGCGTGCGCGCCCGCGTGGCGGAATCGAGCTGCGGCCTGTGCGGTATCGAGAATCTGGAGGCGGTGGCCCGCCCCCTGCCCCCGGTGCCGCCCCACGCGCCGCTGCAGCCGCAGGCGATCTTCACCGCCCTCTCCGCCCTGCGCGATCACCAGCCGCTCGGCCGCGCCACGGGCGCCGCCCATGCCGCGGCCTTCTGCACGATGGATGGCGCGATCCTGCATGCGCGCGAGGATGTCGGCCGCCACAATGCGCTGGACAAGCTGGTGGGCGCGCTGGCGGGAGCCCGGCAGGGTGCGGCGCAAGGCTTCATCCTCTCCACCGCGCGCTGTTCCTATGAAATCGTGGAGAAGGCCGTGCGCGCCGGAGCGACCGCGCTCGTCACCATCTCACTGCCCACCAGCCTGGCGGTAAGCCGCGCCGCCGCCGCCGGCCTCACCCTGTGGAGCCTCGCCCGCGACGACAGCGTGCTATGCGTCAACGAAGGCACGCTGGCAGCCTGA
- a CDS encoding formate dehydrogenase subunit delta encodes MSIAKLRRMADQIGLNFAAIGHDNAVLATADHINKFWDPRMKAQIFADDHSVLSPIARAAIEKLAAGANPPPQTRATEFNAVDELGHSDAG; translated from the coding sequence ATGAGCATCGCCAAGCTCCGCCGCATGGCGGACCAGATCGGCTTGAACTTCGCCGCCATCGGGCATGACAATGCCGTGCTGGCGACGGCCGACCACATCAACAAGTTCTGGGATCCGCGCATGAAGGCCCAGATCTTCGCCGATGATCACTCGGTGCTTTCGCCCATCGCCCGGGCGGCGATCGAGAAGCTGGCGGCGGGTGCCAATCCGCCGCCGCAGACCCGCGCGACCGAGTTCAACGCGGTGGACGAACTCGGCCACTCCGACGCGGGCTGA
- the fdhF gene encoding formate dehydrogenase subunit alpha, translated as MGFERQKDFGTPEVKSDEMVSLTIDGRQVTVPRGTSVMRAAAEIGGSIPKLCATDNMKAFGSCRLCLVEIDGARGTPASCTTPVAPGMNVHTQTPRLEKLRKGVMELYISDHPLDCLTCSANNDCELQDQAAAVGLRDVRYGYEGANHLGAATDTSNPYFDFDPSKCIVCSRCVRACDEVQGTFALTIDGRGFASMVSAGQTPDNFLSSECVSCGACVQACPTATLQEKSVKAIGKPERAVVTTCAYCGVGCTFRAEMRGEQLVRMVPWKDGKANHGHSCVKGRFAWGYANHKDRVTTPMIRESIDQPWREVSWDEALDFTAERLRTIKRQHGARALGGITSSRCTNEETFLVQKLVRAGFGANNVDTCARVCHSPTGYGLSTTFGTSAGTQDFDSVMDADVIMLIGANPTDAHPVFGSRIKQRLRQGAKMIVLDPRRIDLVKSPHIQAAHHLPLQPGTNVAVLTSIAHVIVTEGLANEDFIRERCDWDEYQDWARFVSDERHSPEFLESVTRVPAETLRQAARLYATGGNGAIYYGLGVTEHSQGSSTVMAIANLAMCTGNIGRSGVGVNPLRGQNNVQGACDMGSFPHELSGYRHISQDETRELFEKDWGVRLDPEPGLRIPNMLDAAVDGTFKAIYIQGEDILQSDPDTHHVAAGLAAMDCVIVHDLFLNETANYAHVFLPGSTFLEKEGTFTNAERRIQPVRKVMEPANGYEDWQVTQMLANAIGCDWNYTHAGEILAEIARLTPTFAGVTWERVSSGEPLQWPVNEKAPKGSPIMHVGGFVRGKGKFVVTEYVPTDEKTGPRYPLLLTTGRILSQYNVGAQTRRTGNVVWHEEDVLEMHPTDAENRGLRDGDFARLASRAGETTLRVKVTDRVAPGVVYTTFHHPMTQANVVTTDNSDWATNCPEYKVTAVQVTPSNGPSEWQEEYADLTARARRIAGEEMEPAE; from the coding sequence ATGGGATTTGAACGCCAGAAGGATTTCGGGACGCCCGAGGTCAAGTCCGATGAGATGGTGAGCCTCACCATCGACGGACGCCAGGTCACCGTGCCGCGCGGCACCAGCGTGATGCGCGCCGCCGCGGAGATCGGCGGCAGCATCCCCAAGCTGTGCGCGACGGACAACATGAAGGCCTTCGGCTCCTGCCGCCTGTGCCTGGTGGAAATCGACGGCGCGCGCGGCACGCCGGCCAGCTGCACCACCCCGGTGGCCCCCGGAATGAATGTCCACACGCAGACGCCGCGGCTGGAAAAGCTGCGCAAGGGCGTGATGGAACTCTACATCTCCGATCACCCGCTCGATTGCCTCACCTGCTCCGCCAACAATGATTGCGAGCTGCAGGATCAGGCCGCCGCCGTGGGCCTGCGCGATGTGCGCTATGGCTATGAAGGCGCCAACCATCTCGGCGCGGCGACCGATACCTCCAACCCCTATTTCGACTTCGATCCCAGCAAGTGCATCGTTTGCAGCCGCTGCGTGCGCGCCTGTGACGAGGTGCAGGGCACCTTCGCGCTGACGATCGACGGGCGCGGCTTCGCCTCCATGGTGAGCGCGGGGCAGACGCCGGACAATTTCCTGTCCAGCGAATGCGTCAGCTGCGGCGCCTGCGTGCAGGCCTGCCCCACCGCCACGCTGCAGGAAAAGAGCGTGAAGGCAATCGGCAAGCCGGAGCGTGCCGTCGTCACCACCTGCGCCTATTGCGGCGTGGGCTGCACCTTCCGCGCCGAAATGCGCGGCGAACAGCTCGTGCGCATGGTGCCGTGGAAGGACGGCAAGGCCAATCACGGCCACAGCTGCGTGAAGGGCCGCTTCGCCTGGGGCTATGCCAATCACAAGGATCGCGTCACCACGCCGATGATCCGCGAGAGCATCGACCAGCCGTGGCGCGAAGTGAGCTGGGACGAGGCGCTGGATTTCACGGCCGAGCGGCTGCGCACGATCAAGCGCCAGCACGGCGCCCGCGCGCTGGGCGGCATCACTTCCAGCCGCTGCACCAATGAAGAAACCTTCCTGGTGCAGAAGCTGGTACGCGCCGGCTTCGGCGCCAACAATGTCGATACCTGCGCCCGCGTGTGCCACTCGCCGACGGGCTACGGCCTGTCGACCACCTTCGGCACCAGTGCCGGCACGCAGGATTTCGATAGCGTGATGGACGCCGACGTCATCATGCTGATCGGCGCCAATCCCACCGATGCCCATCCGGTGTTCGGCAGCCGCATCAAGCAGCGCCTGCGCCAGGGCGCGAAGATGATCGTGCTCGATCCGCGCCGCATCGACCTGGTGAAATCGCCCCATATCCAGGCGGCACATCACCTGCCGCTGCAGCCCGGCACCAATGTGGCCGTGCTGACCAGCATCGCGCATGTGATCGTCACCGAAGGGCTGGCGAACGAGGACTTCATCCGCGAACGCTGCGACTGGGACGAGTATCAGGACTGGGCCCGCTTCGTTTCGGACGAGCGGCACAGCCCCGAATTCCTCGAATCCGTCACCCGCGTGCCGGCGGAAACGCTGCGGCAGGCCGCGCGGCTATATGCCACGGGCGGCAATGGCGCGATCTATTACGGCCTCGGCGTGACGGAGCATTCGCAGGGTTCCTCCACCGTGATGGCGATCGCCAACCTCGCCATGTGCACCGGCAACATCGGCCGCAGCGGCGTGGGCGTGAACCCGCTGCGTGGGCAGAACAATGTGCAGGGCGCCTGCGACATGGGCAGCTTCCCGCACGAACTTTCGGGCTATCGCCACATCTCGCAGGACGAGACGCGCGAGCTGTTCGAGAAGGACTGGGGCGTGCGGCTGGATCCCGAACCGGGCCTGCGCATCCCCAACATGCTCGATGCCGCGGTGGATGGCACGTTCAAGGCGATCTACATCCAGGGGGAGGACATTCTGCAGTCCGATCCCGATACGCATCACGTTGCCGCCGGCCTCGCCGCTATGGACTGCGTGATCGTGCACGATCTCTTCCTCAACGAGACGGCGAATTACGCGCATGTCTTCCTGCCGGGTTCCACCTTCCTCGAGAAGGAAGGCACCTTCACCAATGCGGAACGGCGCATCCAGCCGGTGCGCAAGGTGATGGAACCGGCCAATGGCTATGAGGACTGGCAGGTCACGCAGATGCTGGCCAATGCCATCGGCTGCGACTGGAACTACACCCACGCGGGCGAAATCCTGGCGGAGATCGCGCGCCTCACCCCCACCTTCGCGGGCGTGACGTGGGAGCGTGTGTCCAGCGGCGAACCGCTGCAGTGGCCGGTGAACGAGAAGGCGCCCAAGGGATCGCCGATCATGCATGTCGGCGGCTTCGTGCGCGGCAAGGGCAAGTTCGTGGTCACTGAATATGTGCCGACGGACGAGAAGACGGGGCCGCGCTATCCGCTGCTGCTGACCACCGGCCGAATCCTCAGCCAGTACAATGTCGGCGCGCAGACGCGGCGCACCGGCAATGTGGTGTGGCACGAGGAAGACGTGCTGGAGATGCACCCGACCGATGCCGAGAACCGCGGCCTGCGCGATGGCGATTTCGCACGGCTCGCCAGCCGTGCGGGCGAAACCACGCTGCGCGTGAAGGTGACCGATCGCGTGGCGCCGGGCGTGGTCTACACGACCTTCCACCACCCGATGACGCAGGCCAATGTCGTCACCACCGACAATTCGGACTGGGCCACCAACTGCCCCGAATACAAGGTGACCGCGGTGCAGGTGACGCCGTCCAACGGCCCGAGCGAGTGGCAGGAGGAATATGCCGACCTGACCGCCCGCGCCCGCCGCATCGCGGGTGAGGAAATGGAGCCTGCCGAGTAA
- the mobA gene encoding molybdenum cofactor guanylyltransferase, giving the protein MILGVVLAGGLSSRFGSDKALAEYQGRSLLVRAVDALSGWCEYVVIAGRAAGPAPCIPDWPRPGMGPLAGLAAGLHHALDEGYETVLTCGVDSLGLPENLPELLSPAPAYLATQPVIGHWKADAASIAEAILQSEGRHSMLAFATSAGARSVQGVAAPANINTPADLAAMERNDGI; this is encoded by the coding sequence ATGATCCTCGGCGTCGTTCTCGCGGGGGGCCTGTCCTCCCGCTTCGGCAGCGACAAGGCGCTGGCCGAGTATCAGGGCCGCAGCCTGCTGGTGCGCGCGGTGGATGCGCTTTCGGGCTGGTGCGAATATGTGGTGATCGCCGGCCGCGCCGCCGGCCCCGCCCCGTGCATCCCCGACTGGCCGCGCCCGGGCATGGGCCCGCTGGCGGGACTCGCGGCGGGCCTGCACCACGCGCTGGACGAAGGCTACGAGACGGTGCTCACCTGCGGGGTCGATTCACTCGGCCTGCCCGAAAATCTGCCCGAACTGCTGTCTCCGGCCCCTGCTTATCTTGCAACTCAACCGGTTATAGGCCATTGGAAGGCAGACGCCGCATCGATTGCCGAGGCGATCCTCCAGAGTGAAGGACGCCACTCGATGCTAGCCTTCGCCACATCCGCCGGAGCGCGGAGCGTGCAGGGCGTGGCCGCACCTGCGAATATAAACACGCCAGCGGATCTTGCCGCGATGGAGCGAAACGATGGGATTTGA